In Kordia antarctica, the following proteins share a genomic window:
- the tnpB gene encoding IS66 family insertion sequence element accessory protein TnpB (TnpB, as the term is used for proteins encoded by IS66 family insertion elements, is considered an accessory protein, since TnpC, encoded by a neighboring gene, is a DDE family transposase.), with protein MFGLGISHRYHLYSHPTDMRKSFDGLAGIIQKELNGSALDGTAYIFINKSRDKVKILHWEDGGFVLYYKRLESGRFELPVYDASVMGITLSYSQLVLLIDGISISHIRRKKRYQIPA; from the coding sequence ATGTTTGGACTAGGAATTTCACACCGTTATCATTTATATAGTCACCCCACCGATATGCGTAAGAGTTTTGATGGTCTAGCAGGTATTATCCAAAAAGAACTCAACGGCTCTGCTCTGGATGGAACTGCATATATATTTATCAACAAATCACGTGATAAAGTAAAAATATTACATTGGGAAGATGGTGGTTTTGTGTTGTATTATAAACGCTTGGAATCTGGTCGCTTTGAGTTGCCTGTATATGATGCTTCTGTGATGGGTATTACTCTTAGTTATTCGCAATTGGTGTTACTTATCGATGGTATTTCAATCTCTCATATTCGTAGAAAAAAGCGATATCAAATACCTGCATAA
- the tnpA gene encoding IS66 family insertion sequence element accessory protein TnpA, whose amino-acid sequence MKNSKKQERMFALIEMMYLEDIDQKYFCEREDIKLATLKYWLKHYHLEKKLDQAEIHPREEPSWSKFIPIEVDMPMTTSDSSIKIEYPNGVRLHLDTCLLNQKTLCSLTQLISCLD is encoded by the coding sequence ATGAAAAACTCCAAGAAACAAGAGCGTATGTTTGCCTTGATAGAAATGATGTACTTAGAAGATATCGATCAGAAATATTTTTGTGAGCGTGAAGATATCAAGCTGGCTACTTTAAAATATTGGCTGAAACACTATCATCTTGAAAAGAAATTAGATCAAGCGGAAATTCATCCTAGAGAAGAACCATCTTGGAGTAAATTTATTCCTATTGAAGTTGATATGCCCATGACTACTTCTGATTCATCAATTAAAATTGAATATCCAAACGGTGTTCGTCTACATTTAGATACCTGTTTATTAAATCAAAAGACTCTTTGCTCATTAACTCAACTTATATCATGTTTGGACTAG
- a CDS encoding helix-turn-helix domain-containing protein yields MSEIGKRFKELIIANDDTNKSFASKIAVNANYISMMINGRKPVSDSILYGIKKVLPTFNEDWLMKGEGTMFINENDAKPETLEDKFSAISDDEVALYFEENKERLLQNNIIKVIIEKEVSGLFVMKLKEDIKKLIND; encoded by the coding sequence ATGTCAGAAATAGGAAAGCGTTTTAAGGAATTAATTATTGCCAATGACGATACAAACAAGTCGTTTGCATCAAAAATAGCGGTAAATGCTAATTATATTTCTATGATGATCAATGGTCGTAAACCTGTTAGTGACTCTATATTGTATGGTATTAAAAAAGTATTACCTACTTTCAATGAAGATTGGCTGATGAAAGGCGAGGGAACTATGTTTATCAATGAAAATGATGCCAAGCCAGAAACACTTGAAGATAAATTTAGTGCTATCTCAGATGATGAAGTTGCATTGTATTTTGAAGAGAATAAGGAGCGTTTACTACAAAATAATATAATAAAAGTTATAATTGAAAAAGAAGTTTCGGGATTATTCGTTATGAAGCTAAAAGAAGATATTAAAAAATTAATTAATGATTGA
- a CDS encoding ATP-binding cassette domain-containing protein, whose protein sequence is MLQFESLHIENLSLQLVGQEQLLKGINIQFVKNQCIAIVCESEYEKNILVQILQKKEAYQNGSVTINNHISLNKVNTKDWRSILGIVPKNIKIFNSHVLDNIILEEYTISNKIHAFEDIEAFIQEYGFEDFIQSLPQGYATILGESGVNLSGGQKQILALIRVLYKKPQLLILDEFTSAMDRNIERFVLQLLKRLKSKISTIFISHRLHSLKQIADHIYIIENGETVVHGSHKELL, encoded by the coding sequence ATGCTACAATTTGAATCGCTACATATTGAAAATTTATCGCTCCAATTAGTTGGACAAGAACAATTGCTAAAAGGCATTAACATTCAGTTTGTCAAAAATCAATGCATTGCTATTGTTTGCGAAAGCGAATATGAAAAAAATATACTTGTTCAAATTTTACAAAAAAAGGAAGCTTATCAAAATGGAAGCGTAACCATTAACAATCATATTTCACTTAATAAGGTTAACACAAAAGATTGGCGTAGTATACTTGGAATCGTACCAAAAAATATAAAGATTTTCAATAGTCACGTACTTGATAATATCATATTAGAAGAATATACAATTTCTAATAAAATACATGCCTTTGAAGATATTGAAGCGTTTATACAAGAATACGGTTTTGAGGATTTTATACAAAGCTTGCCACAAGGTTACGCAACTATATTAGGCGAAAGTGGCGTGAACTTATCGGGCGGACAAAAACAGATATTAGCACTAATTAGAGTGCTGTACAAAAAGCCACAGTTATTGATTCTGGACGAGTTTACTTCAGCAATGGATAGAAACATCGAACGCTTTGTATTGCAGTTATTAAAACGATTAAAATCTAAAATCAGCACCATATTTATATCACACCGATTGCATTCATTAAAGCAAATCGCAGATCATATTTACATAATTGAAAACGGAGAAACCGTTGTTCATGGAAGCCACAAAGAACTACTATAA
- a CDS encoding phospholipase effector Tle1 domain-containing protein produces the protein MSKKHNIGIGNIASIGVADIDVYNADKRKLEVIKLKNATKVKIRVGVFFDGTGNNGFNSDAIYYTKDLPLTADNIKTEELKGFDVKPDTSYWNAYSNVKLLHDIYEEKSDNFTDSEEDPHHYLQFRIYVQGIGTLQDKKDDKFGSGLGEGSRGVIARVEKACIDIADQIEEDFIKLKDKHKQSLSLESLRFDVFGFSRGAAAARHFCNEVLKSKITYEYEKVPLKKYIPKELDKVKNEEYFTEVKIDKTRTKSNKQKLVIPKSYFLGGKLGEFLKEKNINYPKKNVSIEFLGLFETVISQILEKEGVIDVSRIIDILTPDYIPIPIPLIPILVPNPVNFVGAIKKVNPNVSHKNINNVFHITAGTEWRENFPLTPIENSENQKTLKVLGAHSDIGGGYWHAEEEKKILHYLDVPYDGYDEEIDTINEFKYKLRKWYIDQLFCNDTNDEIKWETKHHVRITHPTPSPFPNLEYKLVDETIMENYQNRWIDGKFYELKGYHFQLVSTRKLDNRLSLVYMNVMKHVAIKVGGVPLKAPIPENSRKEYGFHKGYELTEYQEQMIKVADEMWKTKDVKSLNPKIIHKENGRAFYKITQEKRAYIMKNFVHLSACFNATLEDLEFFDHSDFAYANIPHMTFEKEYKDPPYERQHYTPVLGKYDKN, from the coding sequence ATGAGTAAAAAGCATAATATAGGCATAGGCAATATAGCTTCCATTGGTGTTGCGGACATAGATGTATACAATGCCGATAAACGGAAATTGGAAGTTATAAAGCTCAAAAATGCTACAAAAGTAAAAATACGTGTGGGTGTCTTTTTTGATGGAACAGGGAATAACGGATTTAACTCGGATGCTATCTATTACACGAAAGATTTGCCCTTAACAGCAGACAATATAAAAACTGAAGAACTTAAAGGTTTTGATGTAAAACCAGACACAAGTTATTGGAATGCATATTCTAATGTGAAGTTGTTGCATGATATATACGAGGAGAAAAGTGATAATTTCACTGATAGTGAAGAAGACCCACATCATTATCTTCAGTTTCGTATTTATGTACAAGGCATTGGTACTTTGCAAGATAAAAAAGACGATAAATTCGGTTCTGGGTTAGGCGAAGGTTCTAGAGGTGTTATTGCTAGAGTAGAAAAAGCATGTATAGATATTGCAGATCAAATTGAAGAAGATTTTATTAAATTAAAAGATAAACATAAACAATCTTTATCTTTAGAATCATTACGGTTTGATGTGTTTGGTTTTAGTCGTGGTGCAGCGGCAGCAAGGCATTTTTGTAATGAAGTACTAAAGAGTAAAATTACCTATGAATATGAAAAAGTTCCCTTAAAAAAATATATTCCTAAAGAGCTGGACAAAGTGAAAAATGAAGAGTATTTTACAGAAGTAAAAATCGATAAGACTCGTACAAAATCTAACAAGCAAAAATTGGTCATACCAAAAAGTTATTTTTTAGGTGGGAAATTGGGGGAGTTTTTGAAAGAAAAAAATATTAATTATCCTAAAAAAAATGTTAGCATAGAATTTTTAGGACTTTTTGAGACGGTAATTTCTCAAATTTTAGAAAAAGAAGGAGTTATTGATGTTTCTAGAATAATAGATATTTTAACTCCAGATTATATTCCTATTCCTATTCCTCTTATTCCGATATTGGTTCCAAATCCAGTAAACTTTGTTGGAGCTATAAAAAAAGTAAACCCGAATGTTTCACATAAAAATATAAACAATGTATTTCATATTACAGCGGGTACTGAATGGCGTGAAAATTTCCCGTTGACTCCAATTGAAAACTCAGAAAATCAAAAAACATTGAAAGTTCTTGGTGCGCACTCTGATATTGGAGGTGGATATTGGCATGCTGAAGAAGAAAAAAAAATATTACATTATTTAGATGTTCCTTATGATGGCTATGATGAAGAAATTGATACGATAAACGAATTCAAGTATAAGCTTCGTAAATGGTATATTGACCAATTATTCTGTAACGATACAAACGATGAAATTAAATGGGAAACAAAACACCATGTAAGAATAACTCATCCTACACCTAGTCCTTTCCCTAATCTTGAATATAAATTAGTAGACGAAACTATCATGGAAAATTATCAAAATAGGTGGATTGACGGGAAGTTCTATGAACTTAAAGGATACCATTTTCAACTCGTATCTACAAGAAAGTTAGATAATAGACTTTCATTAGTATATATGAATGTAATGAAGCATGTCGCTATAAAAGTTGGAGGAGTTCCTTTAAAAGCACCTATACCTGAGAATTCTAGAAAAGAATACGGATTTCATAAAGGGTATGAGTTAACTGAATATCAAGAACAAATGATAAAAGTTGCTGATGAAATGTGGAAAACTAAAGATGTAAAATCACTTAACCCTAAAATCATTCACAAAGAAAATGGAAGAGCGTTTTATAAAATAACACAAGAGAAACGTGCTTATATCATGAAAAATTTTGTGCATTTATCTGCGTGTTTCAATGCTACACTTGAAGATTTAGAATTTTTTGACCATTCTGACTTCGCGTATGCAAATATTCCTCATATGACATTTGAGAAGGAATACAAAGATCCTCCTTATGAAAGACAACATTACACGCCAGTGTTAGGTAAATATGATAAAAATTGA
- a CDS encoding DUF2931 family protein — translation MDVYKTNKNKLITLFFSFLLLLISCNQSNTKDRFQWEAAMSAPKYYPVGGAKVNFGNAGNSSLTNFDNGWGHPYGTVSSAERYKKLPKEVFVSYASAIENLVYEGTVPLPYDKIKQLFEKHIKNKKKESGIIMVGMAPGGWVHVWVYFHVEDLEIGINNKIEITKFQLKGKEDLTMNEGFRNKESDYWAKYKQYWDHFGIPLEAWVKNKKEYDIYFNFGKPNTEYNITDVLFSSLDGTIYYNITNDMMMKKRKLPSDLVVAWGNKNDSLYYQSHLLMPKNFSKIIKNKKSNTIEIQLEIEEDDQYGILYLIIDHQKEKIVRFKNLYTPNNKGLGESDFSEEVEYFLE, via the coding sequence ATGGATGTATATAAAACAAATAAAAATAAACTGATAACACTATTTTTTAGCTTTTTATTACTACTTATTTCATGTAATCAAAGCAACACTAAAGACAGGTTTCAATGGGAAGCAGCTATGTCTGCACCTAAATATTATCCTGTTGGTGGTGCTAAAGTAAATTTTGGAAATGCAGGAAACAGTAGCCTTACCAACTTTGACAATGGGTGGGGACATCCATATGGTACTGTCTCGTCTGCTGAGAGATATAAAAAATTGCCCAAAGAAGTATTTGTAAGTTATGCAAGTGCCATTGAAAACTTAGTGTATGAAGGAACAGTACCCTTACCGTATGATAAAATAAAACAGCTATTTGAAAAGCACATTAAAAACAAAAAAAAAGAAAGTGGAATCATCATGGTAGGTATGGCACCAGGAGGTTGGGTACATGTCTGGGTATATTTTCATGTAGAAGATTTAGAAATTGGAATAAATAATAAAATAGAAATTACCAAATTTCAACTCAAAGGAAAAGAAGACCTTACGATGAATGAAGGTTTTCGAAATAAAGAATCAGACTATTGGGCAAAGTACAAACAGTATTGGGATCATTTTGGCATCCCACTAGAAGCATGGGTAAAAAATAAAAAAGAGTATGATATCTATTTTAATTTCGGCAAACCCAATACGGAATATAACATTACAGATGTGTTATTTTCATCTTTAGACGGAACAATTTATTACAACATTACTAATGATATGATGATGAAAAAGAGAAAGTTACCATCGGATTTAGTTGTAGCATGGGGTAATAAAAACGATAGTCTGTATTATCAATCCCATTTACTTATGCCTAAAAATTTTTCGAAAATAATTAAAAATAAAAAAAGTAATACTATTGAAATACAATTAGAAATTGAAGAGGATGACCAGTATGGTATTTTATACCTAATAATAGATCATCAAAAAGAAAAAATAGTACGATTTAAAAATTTGTATACACCAAACAATAAAGGATTGGGAGAAAGTGATTTCTCAGAAGAAGTAGAATATTTTTTAGAATAA
- a CDS encoding DUF2931 family protein gives MTRSKCSIYITILISILFTSCQNSDSKDRFQWEAAMCAPKYYPIGGAKVNFGNAGNSSLTNFDNGWGRSYGAVSSAEKYKKLPKEVFVSYASAVENLVYEGTVPLPYEKIKQLFGKYCKNKETARGKIMVGMAPGGWIRVWVYFFTEDGITGKIEILKYQLEGKEDLTMGEGFRDKTSDYWAKYRLYWKHFGIPLETWAENEKEYDIYFNFNEPNPNYHIGYQYTSRDGTFEFGGDIRRVTSQLPADLVIYWRNNANDSIGYDTHVLLPKNFTKRVRKKKTNSVELQLEIEKNNEYGVLYLITNGDKEKVLRFKSKMKSRNLAVGDSDFSEEVEYFME, from the coding sequence ATGACACGAAGCAAATGTTCTATTTATATTACAATCCTTATTTCTATATTATTTACCTCTTGTCAAAATAGTGACTCTAAAGACAGGTTTCAATGGGAAGCAGCCATGTGCGCACCTAAATATTATCCTATTGGCGGAGCTAAAGTAAACTTTGGAAATGCGGGAAATAGTAGTCTTACCAACTTTGACAATGGTTGGGGGCGTTCTTATGGAGCTGTTTCGTCTGCTGAGAAATATAAAAAATTGCCCAAAGAAGTATTTGTAAGTTATGCAAGTGCCGTTGAAAACTTAGTGTATGAAGGAACAGTGCCATTACCGTATGAAAAAATAAAACAACTGTTTGGGAAATACTGCAAAAACAAAGAAACGGCAAGGGGGAAAATTATGGTAGGTATGGCACCAGGTGGTTGGATACGTGTTTGGGTTTATTTTTTTACAGAAGATGGTATTACTGGTAAAATAGAAATTCTCAAATATCAACTTGAAGGAAAAGAAGATCTTACGATGGGTGAAGGTTTTCGAGATAAAACATCTGACTATTGGGCAAAATACAGACTGTATTGGAAGCATTTTGGTATACCATTAGAGACATGGGCAGAAAATGAAAAAGAATATGACATCTATTTTAATTTTAATGAACCTAATCCTAATTATCACATTGGTTATCAATATACCTCAAGAGATGGCACTTTTGAGTTTGGAGGAGATATAAGGCGTGTTACATCACAACTACCTGCTGATTTGGTTATTTATTGGAGAAATAACGCTAATGATTCTATCGGGTATGACACACATGTTCTTTTACCTAAAAACTTTACTAAGAGAGTGAGGAAGAAAAAAACAAATAGTGTTGAATTACAATTAGAGATTGAAAAAAATAACGAATACGGAGTCTTATATCTTATTACAAATGGTGATAAAGAGAAAGTTTTGAGATTTAAAAGTAAAATGAAGTCAAGAAATCTTGCTGTAGGTGATAGTGACTTTTCAGAAGAAGTAGAGTACTTCATGGAATAA